A single Lolium perenne isolate Kyuss_39 chromosome 6, Kyuss_2.0, whole genome shotgun sequence DNA region contains:
- the LOC127308882 gene encoding mannosyltransferase APTG1, with product MSHRRRSQAAGPPRPPPEEEGAGDSSPPSPGKPRPWPERRVMALALAFRAANALLVRTYFNPDEHWQCLEVAHRIAFGYGHLTWEWKRGLRGYLHPLIFAALYKFLALLHLDTPWFMAMAPRLLQSVFAAFGDLYLYKLSKLIFNEHVAQWALFSQLVNWFMFFCITRTLSNSLETVLTVAGLYYWFSAIESSKGISVDSKQQTASYQSPQSRKMALLIAALACAVRPTSAITWLYVGLLDFIQTKSKCRLLFLEVIPLGAIILAVTTFLDWWMYGSRVIVPLNFLKFNLFSSGGDYYGTHVFHWYFTQGFPSMIWTFLPLLVFGVIKSREWRISGLIAWVLGVYSLLGHKEFRFVLPVLPLALMFSGYCLASMSQFKGKSLHEKRLFSKLQLSVILLVITNVPMALYMSLFHQRGTEDAMFYLSKEAHDGRVNSVLFLMPCHSTPYYSSLHSSLPMRFLDCTPSDNKGTLDESDRFLMNPLDFVGEIFGNLSSFSHIVLFESEERRVLQLLLRDSFEEVRRFFHSHFKIDRDLQSSVVIYSQRDVL from the exons ATGAGCCACCGGAGGCGGTCTCAGGCGGCCGGCCCGCCGCGGCCTCCTCCGGAAGAGGAGGGAGCAGGAGATTCCTCGCCCCCTTCGCCGGGGAAGCCTCGGCCGTGGCCTGAGCGGCGGGTGATGGCGCTCGCGCTGGCGTTCCGCGCCGCGAACGCGCTGCTGGTGCGCACCTACTTCAACCCCGACGAGCACTGGCAGTGCCTCGAGGTCGCCCACCGCATCGCCTTCGG GTACGGCCACCTGACATGGGAGTGGAAGCGGGGTCTTCGTGGTTACCTCCACCCCTTGATCTTCGCCGCTCTTTACAAGTTCCTGGCGCTTCTCCACCTGGATACACCATGGTTCATG gcgatggctccaCGTCTTCTGCAATCCGTCTTTGCAGCTTTTGGAGATCTATACCTGTATAAACTCTCCAAACTTATATTCAACGAGCACGTTGCCCAGTGGGCT TTGTTTTCGCAGTTGGTGAACTGGTTCATGTTTTTCTGCATCACGCGGACTCTATCAAACAGCTTGGAGACAGTTTTGACTGTGGCTGGACTCTATTATTGGTTTAGTGCAATCGAGTCTTCCAAGGGAATTTCTGTCGATTCGAAGCAGCAGACCGCCAGCTACCAAAGTCCCCAGTCAAGAAAAATGGCGCTACTCATAGCAGCCTTAGCTTGCGCCGTTCGCCCAACAAGTGCCATAACATGGTTGTATGTTGGTCTTCTGGATTTCATTCAGACAAAATCAAAGTGCCGACTTCTATTTCTTGAGGTCATTCCACTAGG GGCCATCATCCTTGCAGTAACAACATTCCTTGATTGGTGGATGTATGGTTCCCGGGTCATAGTGCCACTTAATTTTTTGAAGTTCAACCTATTTTCTTCGGGAGGAGACTACTATGGAACACACGTTTTCCACTGGTACTTCACCCAAGGTTTCCCATCTATGATTTGGACGTTCTTACCACTTTTAGTTTTTGGAGTCATAAAGTCTCGAGAATGGAGGATTTCAGGTCTAATTGCCTGGGTATTAGGGGTATATAGCTTACTTGGACACAAAGAGTTCAG GTTTGTTCTTCCAGTGCTACCATTAGCGTTGATGTTCTCTGGTTACTGCTTAGCTTCAATGTCGCAGTTTAAGGGTAAAAGTCTGCATGAGAAAAGACTCTTTTCAAAGTTGCAACTTTctgttattcttctcgtcataacCAATGTTCCAATGGCCTTATATATGTCACTGTTCCATCAA AGAGGAACTGAAGATGCTATGTTTTATCTGTCAAAAGAAGCCCATGATGGAAGAGTTAACAGTGTCCTCTTTCTCATGCCTTGCCATTCGACGCCTTATTACTCTAGCTTACATAGCAGCCTACCTATGCGCTTTTTGGACTGTACTCCCAG TGATAATAAAGGGACCCTAGATGAGTCAGATCGTTTCCTTATGAACCCACTTGACTTTGTGGGTGAGATTTTTGGAAATTTATCTTCCTTCAGTCACATTGTATTGTTTGAGTCCGAAGAAAGACGCGTACTTCAGTTGCTTCTGCGCGATTCTTTTGAAGAG GTTAGGAGGTTTTTTCACTCCCATTTCAAGATCGATCGAGACCTTCAGTCATCTGTTGTGATATATTCACAGAGGGATGTACTATGA